The DNA segment TCtttcaagatttttttaaatatttccgCCAAGTATATATTCAGCCAATCAGATATCAGAGTTTTTAATAACCAATCACATTCACCTAGCATTTattaacattattaattattgATAAcctatattataattatttagatgTCTTAAAAAAACCCTACATGATTTTACTTGCACATAATAATATAACTGCTgacaatattaattttataacaaatgaaaatatgaattttaatttacatatatatatatatattagattatattatattaatacaaaaatgtaattttacatACTATGAAGTTTAcaatatagattttttcagtTCCAAAATATATCAGAagtaactataaaatatttttcagtaTTATTGATTCTGTTATGCCATATTCGTTTAGATAGAAGATATGTGAAATTTATGCTCCAGAATATTCTAAGGATATTttgtttccaatttttttttaaaaaataatcatatatatgtcaatttCAAATGAAATTTAATGTACTTtcattatataatttacattacctaaattaaaatattttatagaaaataaataatacaatatttaatACGTTGAAAATATAGATTACTTTTGATGattaactatattatataatcatgctaaaatataatattattttatattaaaataaacccttcaacatatttaaaatttttagttttacaaATAAACCGTTAATACAAATTCGAAAAAATTAGCATGCATTTAAAACATGTATATatgtaccaaaaatataaaatattagcaaaaaaaaaaaaacaaaagttaaattttttttagaaaataatccCGAGCTTTCAAAATAcgagtcaaaatctagtatgtaCTATTAAAGCAACATTTCTAATAGGATCATGCCCttaattttctaatttatttacaaTGACATGCCACTCATATATTTATAgctaacaatattaattattttgatccaTAACTATATATTAGTATTGATTAAAACTATCAGCATTTAATTGAATTTAActgtttctattttatttcagcatttaaatctttcttttactctttgctctctttaacatctaggctttttttttttgctttccacAATTTGATTTTCGTACTTTATGTTTTGAGATCAATACATTGAATCACCGtttttgtttatcattttttttcttttgttgttccgatttcaatcaaaatatatcagttataaaaaaatatactttacaTATTACTTTTGTTTATTAAGCCATCTTCACAGATCAAAAggaatacattaataaaattaataacttaacttaaatatatttaactattttctattcaggaaacttaaattttagtacgttaaatttttttaatgtatttggtAATCTTTAAATGGTAACTACCAAATATTCCACAAGATTACACATAAttgtacaaaaatattataggtTACAAACATTACCCTATATAActactaaaattaatagatccaAAAACACATATACCATTTACAaatccaaaaaatgttttagtaaactcataaaaaaaaaagttaagaaacaaaaaagaggTTGAAGAGAGTCAAGAGAGAAGATTCTCACCAAAATAAAAGTTGTGCAGATTGTGCACTGAAGAAAGAAAAGTTAGCATTACACCTTGAAAATCCATATCAATTTGTGTAGATTGTCagggaaataaaaataatttatttactaattCTAGCACCACATAAAAATAgtgatattttctaaaaatattaatgtcaaagtatgattttatttttatcatcaaatttattataatgaaaattttctatacttataattatcaaatacactataaatttattattattcagATTTATGTCTTTTTAGTCAACACAAATATCAAGGATTTATCATACcgatagaaaatatttataatattgaaGCAACTGAAAGAATATAATGTTTggataacaacataatatacatgaactgttttttaaaacatgtttttcttcttctttttgaaacttgcctcataattaatttatggtcaactatataaaatttatataaagaataaacagaattatttattaaagatattatAGACTTTGACCGCCTTTAATTCTAATGCGGAAGTTCAAAAGTTAAAAGTCACCTtgcaattaataaaattgattttcaaGGTTTTGCATTACACCTTGAAAATCCATATCAAATTGTGTAGATTGTCagggaaataaaaataatttatttactaattCTAGCACCACATAAAAATAgtgatattttctaaaaatattaatgtcaaagtatgattttatttttattatcaaatttattataatgataATTTTTATACTTATAATTATCTAATCcactataaatttattattattcagATTTATGtcttttagtcaaaaaaatatcaagagATTTATCATAccgaaagaaaatatttataagattgAAGCAACtgaaagaatataatatttggataacaacataatatacatgaattgttttttttaaacatgtttttcttcttctttttgaaacttgcctcataattaatttatggtcaactatataaaatttatataaagaataaacataattatttattaaagcTATTATAGACTTTGACCGCCTTTAATTCTAATGCGGAAGTTCAAAAGTTAAAAGTCACCTtgcaattaataaaattgatggATAGATATCCGAACAAACCGACTCCAAATAAACCAACTAGGAAAACCCGGTTAAACCTGGAATTTATTTAAGTTCAAATTATACATGCATTTTAAAAAGTAACTAACATATAGAACCAAAAAAAACCACACTAAACCGAACTGAATCATTTTTATTCAATATAAAGTTTACcgaaaccaaactaaaccggATTGGAAAAACCTAGAAAACTAGTCACCATTTTAACATGGAAAATAAATAGccgtcaagaaaaaaaaaacacaaaagttGAGAAATAAAGTAGGTATTAATATCGCAATTCAATTTGTACCtttcgaaaagaaaaacaaacaagagCCATTGGAGAAGGTTTAGCCACTATCTTCCTCCTCTTCGCGATATCTTCCTCCTCTTCGTTCCTCTGCAAATCTCATCCATATCCCTCCCTTCCTTCCAAAGCCGTCAGTATCCTCTCTCTCATTTCTATCCATCGATTTCGTCTCAAAAGCCAcctagattagggtttatgtACGTTGATTTGGAAAGCTGCGGCTACGATTTCTCAATCAATTCACGGTTTTCGCCTTAGAATCTAGATTTTTCAACTCCTTTTGCGAGTTTGGCCGTAGAATCTAGAGATTGTTCTCCTTCGAAATTACAGAATTGGAGTGGTTTAAGGTTTTGCATTTCGTAGATTCTCTGAGATTAGGGTTTGAAAGTTTGAAAACATTTCTccctttcttatttttttttattttgagacTTTTCATTGATTCTCCTTTCTTATTGAAGGAATGATTATGGAATATGTTTCTGCTCTAAAAATGCATGTTTTCtgatttgttttgattattattatatattatatggttAGGTAACGATGAATGACAAAGGAGATAAGACTTGTCCTCTATGTGCTGAGGAGATGGACTTGACTGATCAGCATTTCAAGCCTTGCAAATGTGGCTATCAGGTTCGATACTTTACAAGTTACTCTCCGTGCAGGATGTTTTGGGTTCTTGATTACTAGTTTGAAATCAAAATTGCAACATAGAGTGTATGAATTTGTTTGAGTTTGAGAACCTAAGAGTTATTTGAAGAATTTGATTTTCTGTTCGTTTTGTATGTGTATATTGCATTCACACAAGCCTATGTGGAACAATGATCTGTAGTCTTGAAAATGCACACCCtttcttaaattttatgtttatgacTTGCATGACCCAGTCTTTATCTTGTTATCCGTTCGTTTATGTTTTGATTAGTTTACTTTAATTATATGTCCTTGGTGCAGATATGTGTTTGGTGTTGGCATCGGATTATTGAGATGGCCGAGAAAGATAAGACAGAGGGTCGCTGTCCTGCATGTCGTACCTCTTACGATAAGGAAAAGATTGTCGGGATGACGGCTAGCTGTGAAAGGTAGATCTTAAgctgaaaacaaaagaaaagaaatcttGTTCTTCTTATGCGTGTAGAAACTTATCTTTGTTGTTCTGATAATTCATCAGGTTGGTTGCTGAACTTAACAATGACCGGAAAAAATCACAGAAGGTGAAGCCTAGACCTTCAGAGGGAAGGAAAGACCTAACTGGTGTGAGAGTCATCCAAAGAAACTTGGTTTACGTTATGAGCTTGCCTTTTGATCTGGCAGATGAAGATGTAATTCCATCATCTATACTAATCTCCTTCGAAAGAACTCACTTTTTTGCATCTCATTAACGTGGGATTTATTATATGATGCAGCTTTTTCAGAGTAGAGAATACTTTGGTCAGTATGGGAAAGTCGTAAAGGTAGCATTGGCTCGAACGCAAGCTGGGGAGATCCAactgtttccaaacaattcttgCAGTGTGTATGTATCCGTATTTCCTTACATATAATATCATTGGTTTCTAGTTGTGGATGAAAGACATGTTCACTTCTAACAATCTTCATTGAACTAATATttcatttcttcttttctcAATCGATGTTTCACAGATATATTACTTACTCCAAAGAGGAGGAAGCAATTCGTTGCATCCGATCAGTACATCTATTTGTTTTCGATGGTAGACCTTTGAAGTATGTGatgtttccttttctttttttacggTAGGTTGTGGTTCAATTTCTAAATATTTCTGGATGTCGTTAGGGCATGTTTTGGGACCATGAAGTACTGTCATGCGTGGATCAGAAACATGGTGagcaaatatttgttttttttttcgctcTGTTCCCTTTAAGAACGAGCATACAAGCCTAATTCCGTGtcgtctttttttctttctacagCCTTGCAACAATGTGGAATGCCTTTATTTGCATGAGATTGGTTTTCAAGAAGATAGTTTCACGAAAGATGAGACAATATCAGTGCACATGAGGTAAAGTAACTAAAACCATGGTTTCAGTTAAGCTCGATAGATTGTGGGttatttcttaattttcttTGTTGCTGATAATAAGCTCTCTTTGTAAAGTATATTTTAGTTAAACTTATTAGACCCAGACAGCTTTCATCCTTTCTTGAAGCTCGCAGGGATTTTAGTTTGCATCAGTTCCTTGCTCTTGCATATATGTTGTTTCGTTCTGATTCTCTTGTTATTTGAAAAGGAAAATTGTTGAAGAAATTACTGGTGCGGTGCCTAATTCTCCTCGGCGTTCAGGGAGTATGTTACCTCCACCAGTGGATGATTATGTTGATAATGTGTCTATCCCAAGACCAATTCCAAAATGTGTTTTGAATGTAAGTTGTCAGCCCTGCTTGGAGCCTCTTTGATATTCTTTCCACTGTCAGCATATTCATGAATCATGATGCGTTTATGTATGATTTATTATGCTTTtggcttcttctttcttctgcaTTTTTATCTTTGCAGAATGCACAGAGTGTTGTCAAAACTTCTCCCCCAAATAGTAGCAACGGCCGATCTGTTAGTCTTCCTGCTGGAGCCTTGTGGTACACTAGActcttgtgtatatatattctttttagtTGTTTACCTGCTTTGTCTGTAACTTGTAACTGGTTTTTCAGGGGAATGCATGCTTCAAGCAAGTCTTCCGTACCGAGTATACCATGTTCGGGGGAACCCTTAAGAGTTAAAGCTGTCACAGTTTCATCTGCATCTCATAGTGATGTATCAATGAAGCCAGCATTAGAGGATAATCATACTTCATATGGGAATGGCTTGAAACCGCAAGAGCTACTGGATAGTAAGATTGAGTTTCCAGAGCTTTCCTTGGTTAATAGGACCCAGACAAGTAATAGTAAGGCATTAGTTTCTGCATCTCATAGTGATGTATTAAAGAAGCCAGCGATAGAGGATAATCATATTTCATATGGGAATGCCTTGAAACCGCAAGATCTATTGGATAGTCAGACGGATTTTCCAGAGACACAGACCAATACTAAAGCATTAGTTCCTGCAAATGTGGATAACACTAGAGCTATTAGTGTGCCATCAGATTGCACGAACTTTCCAGAGCCTACTTCTCAGTCTTGTAGATCCATGCTGTCCAATGGTGACAAAAATATTAATGGAGGGATACAGAGTGTATGCAGTGACGCTGTGTCAGTGGATTCAGATAGTGTTGCGGATGGCTATGGGGGGCTAACAAGATCTGACAGTGCACATGCTGATCACGTTTCCTTAAAGTCGTCTCATACAGAAGTGTCCCGAAACTCTCTACAGCATTGTGTCAATGAAACAAGAGAAGTTCAGCAATTGCAGAAGACTGGTATAACTAAGATAAATGGTGTCGTTGTCTCAAGAGAAGAAGTAAATGTGGGTACTGCTTTGATGTCTCCGTTGGTAACAGATCGGCATCTTCAAGCGGAGGATGATATGTcatcatttattagagaaagaCTCAAGGATCCCGAAGTTTTTAGCTGCCAGCCCATTGCAACCAATAAAGCTAGTTTCCTACGCACAATGCAGCCTTCTTCATGCCAGTATAAGGTTGGGCATGATGAAACCAGGAGTATGTTTGGGTCCTCCGCGGCTGACAGCAGAGGAAGTAATATAGCTTCGATCTCACATGGATATAACGAGATGCCACAGAGAGAGCCCAGTCGTTTAAATGGCAGTCTTAATCACTCTATGCTGTTTCCTGACACCCAACCAAATGGAAACTGTGGCGTTGACACACAGGGAAGCTCTAGGAATGAAATAGATGACAGGATTGCAAGCATAATGTCGTTAGATCTTGATGAATACTTGACATCACCTCATAACCTGTCGAAGCAACTAGGAGCAGGTGACGTAGAGGCCAGGTCTCGTGAGCTAGCTAGTTACTGTGAAGCTAAGAATAATCAATCCCGGTTTTCTTTTGCAAGGCAAGATGAATCAAAGGATCAGGCTTTTAGATCGTCTAACGTCTTCAACCAGAGACCCCTTGGCAGTGACTTATACCAAAATTCTTCAGAGCGGCAGAGTCGTGATATGAATATGCTTGGAATGTATAATGGTATTTCATCCAGTTATCTCAAAGGAATGGACTATGTCACGCAAAACTCCACTTTACCCTCGTCCTATAAACCTCCTTGTGAGTGTGATTTCTCATCCTTTTACCTTAATCTTCTAGTCTTCTagctatataatattatatagtagGCTCTtacttttatgttttcttatacTGGACCAAGCtgattatttcttttttagCCGTATCTCTACTATTTGGCTACTATTTTTCTTTGTTATGATGATATTATGCTTCTGTGATATTGACTTGGATATGTTCTCAAAGCATATATGTCCATAGTGCCTGCGTGTTATTGACTATTCGTGTAAAAACTTAAACTCCTTTGCTTTTTTTCGTGTAGCTGTTACAAGATCTCCGGTTACAGCGCCACCTGGATTTTCAGTTACAAGCcgacctcctcctcctccaggcTTCTCATCAAATGGGAGAGAACAGCAGACATTGAGTGGCTTTTCAGGtaagtttatatttatgttgaAGTTCCCTTCTCgttgctctgtttttttttctctgttatAGAAATTGAGAATTTGTTGTCTTTATGTGTAGGGAACCATCGTTATTCTGAATCACCAGTGTACAATAACACCCCATATCATCAGTCACTTCCAATTGAAAACAATGGTGGTGTCAGGGATGTTGAGTTTCTGGATCCTGCGATTTTGGCTGTTGGTCAAGCTCCAAGCCTAGATTACAGATCAAACTTTCAAGGAAACACAAACATATTCTCAAACGAGACAAAGCTTCAACAACAACATCAACTGGCAATGCAGAGCCCCTTGTCTTCACATCAAAACTGTAGACTCACTGATTCTTTGGGAATGGCATCAAGGTTTATGGATCAATCTAGAAATGTGGCATTGCCTAATGGCCACTGGGATGGGTTGAGCAACGAGATCCAAAGTCAAAACAGGTTCCAGAATGAGAGGTTTATTGGGTCAACAAATCGGATGAATGGTTACAATGGGACTTTCAGGATTTAACACCATCTGTCAGAGTCAGTAAGCCGCGCTTAGATCGCCTCGACCTTTGGATCTTAGCTTCTGGTTACTTTGAAACTGAGCCAAAAGAGAGGTGGTTGTAAAAAATCTTTAGGAGGTTTATTATGCATTCCTTTATTAACATTTCATTTGGTTTTTTGAAATATGTCAAATATGATTTTCCATTAGAGATTACATAAAGATTTTGGTTTGCATCTTCAGTTGATTTAACTTCTATATTAACATATTCTTTCGATTTAAAAACCATATAGTTTCAACTTGCATTATAAAACCCTTAGTTGACATAACAAAACCATAAATCTAGTAACTAACACCTAATTTCAACTTGCACTTTAAAACCTTTAGTTGACTATATAACATGagttctattaaaaaaaagtgtGTTGTGGCAAAACATATGACTAGGTAGTAATAATTAATCA comes from the Brassica napus cultivar Da-Ae chromosome A7, Da-Ae, whole genome shotgun sequence genome and includes:
- the LOC106358597 gene encoding uncharacterized protein LOC106358597 — translated: MNDKGDKTCPLCAEEMDLTDQHFKPCKCGYQICVWCWHRIIEMAEKDKTEGRCPACRTSYDKEKIVGMTASCERLVAELNNDRKKSQKVKPRPSEGRKDLTGVRVIQRNLVYVMSLPFDLADEDLFQSREYFGQYGKVVKVALARTQAGEIQLFPNNSCSVYITYSKEEEAIRCIRSVHLFVFDGRPLKACFGTMKYCHAWIRNMPCNNVECLYLHEIGFQEDSFTKDETISVHMRKIVEEITGAVPNSPRRSGSMLPPPVDDYVDNVSIPRPIPKCVLNNAQSVVKTSPPNSSNGRSVSLPAGALWGMHASSKSSVPSIPCSGEPLRVKAVTVSSASHSDVSMKPALEDNHTSYGNGLKPQELLDSKIEFPELSLVNRTQTSNSKALVSASHSDVLKKPAIEDNHISYGNALKPQDLLDSQTDFPETQTNTKALVPANVDNTRAISVPSDCTNFPEPTSQSCRSMLSNGDKNINGGIQSVCSDAVSVDSDSVADGYGGLTRSDSAHADHVSLKSSHTEVSRNSLQHCVNETREVQQLQKTGITKINGVVVSREEVNVGTALMSPLVTDRHLQAEDDMSSFIRERLKDPEVFSCQPIATNKASFLRTMQPSSCQYKVGHDETRSMFGSSAADSRGSNIASISHGYNEMPQREPSRLNGSLNHSMLFPDTQPNGNCGVDTQGSSRNEIDDRIASIMSLDLDEYLTSPHNLSKQLGAGDVEARSRELASYCEAKNNQSRFSFARQDESKDQAFRSSNVFNQRPLGSDLYQNSSERQSRDMNMLGMYNGISSSYLKGMDYVTQNSTLPSSYKPPSVTRSPVTAPPGFSVTSRPPPPPGFSSNGREQQTLSGFSGNHRYSESPVYNNTPYHQSLPIENNGGVRDVEFLDPAILAVGQAPSLDYRSNFQGNTNIFSNETKLQQQHQLAMQSPLSSHQNCRLTDSLGMASRFMDQSRNVALPNGHWDGLSNEIQSQNRFQNERFIGSTNRMNGYNGTFRI